The Parvibaculaceae bacterium PLY_AMNH_Bact1 genome window below encodes:
- a CDS encoding serine hydrolase (Derived by automated computational analysis using gene prediction method: Protein Homology.) — protein MKKVILGALALVIVLAAGAGLYFKREIDRARFAATLFNGSEQYENFNRLADLYPVNTMRASETPFDFPDGDVASLPESFTYKGETVDTETFLAETDTSAVLVIKDGKVRTERYMLTGGRDVNWLSMSVAKSFVSAAIGIAIEEGHITSIEEPVTKYAPSLAGSAYDGVRIKDILQMSSGAAWNEDYSDPESDINRFGRIMALGGSFNEFAATLTRDKEPGTYNHYNSTDTQVLGMLLANATGRTIADYMEEKLWKPLGMESDAYWLIDSEGMEMAFGGLNATARDYAKLGELYRLGGSWNGVQIVPADWVSASVVPDAPHLLPETKLAQGDFFPVGYGYQWWIPASTEGEYSAIGVYNQFIFVNPTKGTVIVKLSANSDYATSLDESAYREMETMEFFRAINAALN, from the coding sequence ATGAAGAAGGTCATTTTAGGCGCTCTGGCGCTCGTCATTGTGCTGGCTGCGGGTGCGGGCCTCTATTTCAAGCGCGAGATTGACCGCGCGCGGTTCGCTGCAACTCTGTTTAACGGGTCGGAGCAATATGAAAACTTCAACCGATTGGCCGACCTTTATCCGGTGAACACGATGAGGGCATCTGAGACCCCGTTTGATTTCCCCGACGGGGACGTGGCGTCGCTGCCGGAATCCTTCACGTACAAGGGGGAGACTGTTGATACGGAGACCTTCCTGGCTGAGACGGATACCAGCGCTGTGTTGGTGATCAAAGACGGCAAGGTGCGCACCGAGCGCTACATGCTGACAGGTGGGCGTGATGTGAACTGGCTCTCCATGTCAGTCGCAAAGAGCTTTGTCTCCGCAGCAATTGGTATCGCGATTGAAGAAGGTCATATCACCAGCATTGAAGAGCCGGTTACGAAATATGCGCCGTCACTCGCAGGTTCTGCCTATGACGGCGTGCGGATCAAAGACATCCTGCAAATGTCGTCCGGGGCGGCCTGGAACGAAGATTACAGCGATCCAGAGTCAGACATTAATCGCTTTGGTCGGATCATGGCGCTTGGCGGCTCCTTCAACGAATTCGCTGCGACCCTGACACGCGACAAAGAACCAGGAACCTATAACCACTACAACTCAACCGACACGCAGGTCCTGGGTATGTTGCTGGCGAACGCCACAGGACGCACCATTGCCGACTATATGGAGGAGAAGCTCTGGAAACCGCTTGGTATGGAGTCTGATGCCTATTGGCTCATCGACAGTGAAGGCATGGAGATGGCTTTCGGCGGCTTGAACGCCACGGCGCGCGATTATGCGAAACTGGGTGAGCTTTACCGTTTGGGTGGCAGCTGGAATGGGGTGCAGATCGTGCCTGCTGATTGGGTCAGTGCTTCTGTGGTACCTGACGCACCGCACCTTCTGCCGGAAACCAAACTAGCACAGGGTGACTTTTTCCCAGTTGGCTATGGCTACCAATGGTGGATCCCGGCAAGCACAGAGGGGGAGTATTCCGCTATTGGCGTCTATAACCAGTTCATCTTTGTGAACCCAACAAAGGGCACCGTGATCGTCAAGCTGTCGGCCAATAGCGACTATGCGACGTCACTGGACGAAAGCGCATATCGCGAAATGGAGACGATGGAGTTTTTCCGGGCGATCAATGCGGCGCTGAACTAG
- a CDS encoding nucleotidyltransferase family protein (Derived by automated computational analysis using gene prediction method: Protein Homology.) gives MTEAEFLEIACRNESNKVILERLPELGLDDVWLVSGSLFQTVWNVLTERPLTHGIKDYDIFYLDPDTSWEAEDAVIKRADALFADLGVDIEFKNQARVHLWYEDKHEISYPPLQTSCEGIDRFLAIGNMVAIQPLENGERRFYVPGLADMAAMRIRPNRAGNFVKDRYDEKCARWKQFWPELTIEAA, from the coding sequence GTGACAGAAGCAGAGTTTTTGGAGATTGCCTGCCGGAACGAGAGCAACAAGGTGATCCTTGAGCGTCTCCCAGAGCTTGGTTTGGACGATGTCTGGCTTGTCTCGGGTAGTCTTTTTCAAACCGTCTGGAATGTGCTCACAGAACGTCCTCTGACCCACGGCATCAAAGACTATGACATCTTTTATTTAGACCCAGATACGTCCTGGGAGGCAGAGGATGCCGTAATCAAACGGGCCGATGCGCTGTTCGCAGATCTTGGTGTCGATATTGAATTCAAGAACCAGGCGCGGGTGCACCTTTGGTACGAGGACAAGCACGAGATCTCTTATCCGCCGCTCCAGACCTCCTGCGAGGGCATCGACCGGTTCCTCGCAATTGGTAACATGGTCGCGATCCAGCCCTTGGAGAATGGCGAGAGACGGTTCTATGTGCCGGGATTGGCTGACATGGCCGCGATGCGCATCCGTCCCAACAGGGCAGGGAATTTCGTCAAAGACCGCTATGATGAGAAATGCGCTCGCTGGAAACAGTTCTGGCCAGAACTCACCATTGAGGCAGCATAA
- a CDS encoding AtpZ/AtpI family protein (Derived by automated computational analysis using gene prediction method: Protein Homology.), with amino-acid sequence MKTPTEHESDTGDAKADTKSDLAALDAKIRAHTKAHRQKNPEPAETGRRSTAIGMAFRLSTEMVAGLVAGGIIGWVVDDLLGTKPWGLLTFFFLGMAAGILNVFRTAQKLAADAAEQVAKSDDPSGDK; translated from the coding sequence ATGAAGACCCCGACAGAACATGAAAGCGATACAGGCGACGCAAAAGCAGACACCAAGTCTGATCTTGCAGCGCTCGACGCAAAAATCCGCGCCCACACGAAGGCCCATCGGCAGAAAAACCCTGAGCCGGCCGAGACTGGAAGACGAAGTACCGCCATCGGCATGGCATTTAGACTTTCAACCGAGATGGTTGCGGGACTGGTTGCCGGGGGCATTATCGGATGGGTCGTTGATGACCTGTTGGGCACAAAGCCTTGGGGCTTGCTCACCTTCTTCTTTCTAGGAATGGCCGCAGGAATTTTAAATGTGTTCCGCACGGCGCAGAAATTGGCGGCCGATGCAGCGGAGCAGGTGGCAAAGTCGGACGATCCGTCCGGTGACAAGTAA
- the gcvPA gene encoding aminomethyl-transferring glycine dehydrogenase subunit GcvPA (Derived by automated computational analysis using gene prediction method: Protein Homology. GO_function: GO:0004375 - glycine dehydrogenase (decarboxylating) activity [Evidence IEA]; GO_process: GO:0006546 - glycine catabolic process [Evidence IEA]), protein MRYLPLTEPDRQAMLARIGAGSIDDLFVDVPDEARRGGLVDLPTRQGELEVERLLGAMAAKNTPAGSVPFFVGGGAYKHHVPATVDHLIQRSEFLTAYTPYQPEISQGTLQYLFEFQTQVAMLTGMDVANASMYDGSTACGEAVLMAHRVTRKKKAVLSGSLHPHYRAVVENLSEFAGYEVDPGAPVLDGTEDIIARIDDETSCVVVQNPDFFGNVRDLRAIADAAHAKKALLIVAFTEVVSLGMVTPPGEMGADIVVGEGQSIGNALNFGGPYVGLFAAKQKYVRQMPGRLCGETVDAEGKRGFVLTLSTREQHIRREKATSNICTNSGLCCLAFTIHMSLLGEEGFGRLARINHANAVKLADQLEDVGGVEIVTPTFFNEFTIRTPKNARDLIDEMADKGVLAGVRVSRLWPGEDSLDDLVAVASTEVNTEADRAAFVAVLKEVLS, encoded by the coding sequence ATGCGCTATCTGCCGCTGACGGAGCCTGATCGTCAGGCCATGCTCGCCCGCATCGGCGCGGGCTCCATTGATGATCTTTTTGTCGATGTGCCTGATGAGGCGCGTCGGGGAGGTCTTGTCGATCTTCCAACCCGCCAGGGTGAGTTGGAAGTAGAACGACTTCTAGGGGCAATGGCGGCGAAAAACACGCCAGCTGGGTCGGTTCCTTTCTTCGTCGGAGGTGGGGCCTATAAGCATCACGTTCCAGCCACAGTCGATCATCTCATTCAGCGCTCAGAATTCCTGACTGCCTACACGCCATACCAGCCCGAAATTTCCCAAGGGACATTGCAATATCTCTTTGAGTTTCAGACTCAGGTCGCGATGTTGACGGGGATGGATGTAGCAAATGCGTCCATGTATGACGGCTCAACCGCCTGTGGCGAGGCGGTCTTGATGGCGCATCGCGTCACCCGTAAGAAGAAGGCTGTGTTGTCCGGCTCTCTGCATCCGCATTATCGTGCGGTGGTCGAAAATCTTTCTGAATTCGCAGGATACGAGGTTGATCCAGGTGCGCCCGTCCTTGACGGCACTGAAGACATCATTGCCCGCATCGATGACGAGACTTCCTGTGTGGTCGTGCAAAACCCTGACTTTTTCGGAAATGTGCGTGACTTGCGTGCTATCGCTGATGCCGCCCACGCGAAGAAAGCTCTGCTGATTGTCGCCTTCACTGAAGTTGTCTCTCTGGGAATGGTGACGCCGCCGGGAGAGATGGGCGCGGACATTGTGGTCGGCGAAGGTCAGTCTATCGGCAATGCGCTCAACTTTGGCGGGCCTTATGTGGGGCTCTTTGCAGCCAAACAGAAATATGTCCGTCAAATGCCTGGGCGCCTGTGCGGGGAAACGGTAGACGCGGAAGGCAAGCGCGGCTTTGTGCTCACGCTGTCCACTCGTGAGCAGCATATCCGCCGTGAGAAAGCCACCAGCAACATATGCACAAATTCAGGACTGTGCTGTCTGGCTTTCACCATCCACATGTCGCTGCTGGGCGAAGAAGGGTTTGGACGCCTTGCGCGGATCAATCACGCGAATGCTGTGAAGCTCGCAGACCAATTGGAAGATGTGGGCGGTGTTGAGATTGTGACTCCTACTTTCTTCAATGAGTTCACTATTCGAACGCCGAAAAATGCCCGTGATCTGATTGATGAGATGGCGGACAAAGGCGTACTTGCAGGGGTTCGCGTATCACGATTGTGGCCGGGCGAAGATAGTCTCGATGATTTGGTGGCCGTTGCATCAACAGAAGTGAATACGGAAGCAGACCGCGCGGCCTTCGTTGCGGTGCTGAAGGAGGTGCTGTCATGA
- a CDS encoding F0F1 ATP synthase subunit A (Derived by automated computational analysis using gene prediction method: Protein Homology. GO_function: GO:0015078 - proton transmembrane transporter activity [Evidence IEA]; GO_process: GO:0015986 - proton motive force-driven ATP synthesis [Evidence IEA]): MHQFEVQPIIPIHFGGIDASFTNASMWMVFAAIGIISLTVFAMSGRAMVPGRWQSIAELSYEFVANMVRDNVGKAGQSYFPFIFTLFMFVLFSNMLGMLPYSFTTTSHIIVTFALALFIFIGVTLIGVVKHGFHFLSLFVPKGLPAVLLPLIVVIEVISYLSRPISLSVRLFANMMAGHTMLKVFAGFVIGFLGAGGLFTGLAIAPIAFMVAFTGLEILVAFLQAYVFAILTCIYLNDALHLH, from the coding sequence ATGCACCAGTTTGAAGTGCAGCCGATTATTCCAATCCATTTCGGTGGCATTGACGCGTCTTTCACCAACGCTTCCATGTGGATGGTGTTTGCTGCGATCGGCATCATCAGCCTGACTGTGTTCGCGATGAGCGGGCGCGCTATGGTTCCCGGACGCTGGCAGTCAATTGCTGAGCTTTCCTACGAATTTGTTGCCAATATGGTGCGTGACAATGTGGGCAAAGCGGGTCAGAGCTACTTCCCTTTCATCTTCACGCTTTTCATGTTTGTTCTCTTTTCAAACATGCTGGGCATGCTTCCCTACTCCTTCACCACCACCAGCCACATCATTGTGACGTTTGCGCTGGCGCTATTCATCTTCATCGGTGTGACGCTTATTGGTGTTGTGAAGCACGGTTTCCACTTCCTCTCACTCTTCGTGCCGAAAGGCCTGCCGGCTGTTCTGCTGCCGCTTATTGTTGTGATTGAAGTGATTTCCTATCTTTCCCGCCCGATCAGCCTTTCTGTTCGTCTTTTCGCCAATATGATGGCCGGACATACGATGCTGAAAGTGTTTGCGGGATTTGTGATCGGCTTTCTTGGCGCCGGCGGCCTTTTCACAGGTCTTGCGATTGCGCCGATCGCCTTCATGGTGGCCTTTACCGGCCTCGAAATTCTAGTGGCATTCCTGCAAGCTTATGTGTTTGCCATCCTGACCTGCATCTATCTCAACGACGCACTGCATCTTCACTAG
- a CDS encoding TetR/AcrR family transcriptional regulator (Derived by automated computational analysis using gene prediction method: GeneMarkS-2+.) — translation MARAKIEDERKEQILQAFEACVIREGLAKTTLQKVADEAGLPRSLVRYFVGNRADMVDLLIKRMIDRGEAILADAQAAGKANTLDDLLDKMFSETFSDETSNNVVGELWYLAERDVTIKSRLADMYGRITDALVAQMTTEKLGRGMAEREDVAHALLSLAYGEASFVGVGLAKPNSISTRRLADALVRELTNASDT, via the coding sequence ATGGCCCGCGCAAAAATTGAAGATGAACGCAAAGAACAGATCCTCCAGGCATTTGAAGCCTGTGTGATCCGTGAGGGGCTGGCGAAAACCACCTTGCAGAAGGTGGCTGATGAAGCGGGCCTGCCTAGAAGCCTTGTCCGCTACTTCGTTGGCAATCGGGCAGACATGGTTGATCTCTTGATCAAACGCATGATTGATCGAGGGGAGGCCATCCTTGCCGATGCTCAAGCGGCGGGGAAGGCCAACACGCTGGATGATTTGCTCGACAAGATGTTTAGCGAAACCTTCAGCGATGAGACCTCAAACAACGTGGTCGGAGAACTTTGGTATCTCGCTGAACGCGACGTGACGATCAAATCCAGACTGGCCGACATGTATGGGCGGATCACTGATGCTCTCGTTGCGCAAATGACGACGGAAAAGTTAGGTCGCGGCATGGCTGAGCGCGAAGACGTTGCCCATGCACTGCTTTCCCTGGCTTACGGCGAAGCAAGTTTCGTCGGCGTCGGGCTCGCTAAACCCAATTCGATTTCGACCAGGCGGCTGGCGGATGCTCTCGTGAGAGAGCTCACCAACGCGTCGGACACCTAA
- a CDS encoding F0F1 ATP synthase subunit B' (Derived by automated computational analysis using gene prediction method: Protein Homology.) produces the protein MPQLDFATFAPQLIWLTLVFGVLYLVMARVALPRIATVIEERRDRIADDLDTAAQLKSDTDDAIASYETALAEARTKAHSIAQETRDRLTAETDAHRADLEGQLAARIADAEKRIDATKTQALTSVRDVAVDVADAITQQLLGDSDRAAAERAVDSELA, from the coding sequence ATGCCTCAGTTAGATTTTGCCACCTTCGCGCCTCAGCTCATCTGGTTGACGCTCGTCTTTGGCGTCCTCTACCTCGTCATGGCGCGGGTCGCCTTGCCGCGGATTGCGACCGTTATTGAAGAACGCCGCGACCGTATTGCAGACGATCTCGACACGGCTGCGCAGCTCAAAAGCGACACGGACGACGCCATTGCGTCTTACGAAACCGCCCTTGCTGAAGCCCGCACCAAAGCTCATTCGATTGCGCAGGAAACGCGGGATCGCCTAACAGCAGAAACCGATGCTCACCGGGCCGACCTCGAAGGTCAGCTTGCAGCACGTATCGCGGATGCTGAAAAACGGATTGATGCTACGAAGACCCAGGCGCTTACAAGCGTTCGGGACGTAGCGGTAGATGTTGCCGACGCGATCACACAGCAGCTGCTGGGCGATAGCGACCGGGCGGCCGCAGAACGCGCCGTCGACAGCGAACTCGCTTAG
- the gcvPB gene encoding aminomethyl-transferring glycine dehydrogenase subunit GcvPB (Derived by automated computational analysis using gene prediction method: Protein Homology. GO_function: GO:0004375 - glycine dehydrogenase (decarboxylating) activity [Evidence IEA]; GO_process: GO:0006546 - glycine catabolic process [Evidence IEA]), with amino-acid sequence MNKQGRPTGVGELGEAGRKTFTGNRGLAQEELLIFERDSGACGVDLDEPDAFEDRLGGNRRKNSIGLPGLSEPDVMRHYVRLSQKNYAIDAGLYPLGSCTMKHNPRLNEKIARLPGFADVHPLQPTKTAQGALELIELVAHWLKVLTGMPAVAMSPKAGAHGELCGMMAIHAALEARGEGKTRTRVLVPESAHGTNPATAALLGYTVDSIPATKDGRVDVEAFKAKLGPDVAAIMLTNPNTCGLFEKDIKEIADALHDVGGYFYCDGANFNAIVGRVRPGDLGVDAMHINLHKTFSTPHGGGGPGAGPVVLSEALAPFAPLPWVIERNGRLKFADVAEQVEEVGGSTFGRMTAFHGQMGMFVRAAAYMLSHGSDGLRQAAEDAVLSANYVLASLKDTMSAPFEGPCMHEALFDDAFLKDTGVETLDFAKAMIDEGYHPMTMYFPLVVHGAMLVEPTESESKASLDLFIATLADLAESAKRGETDRFAGAPYLAPMRRLDETQAARKPVLTWSPPAPAQAAE; translated from the coding sequence ATGAACAAACAAGGTCGTCCAACAGGTGTCGGCGAATTGGGCGAAGCAGGACGGAAAACCTTCACCGGAAATCGCGGACTGGCGCAGGAAGAGCTCCTGATCTTTGAACGCGATAGCGGCGCCTGTGGCGTGGATCTGGATGAACCTGACGCGTTTGAAGACCGTTTGGGCGGTAATCGGCGGAAGAACTCCATCGGCCTGCCAGGCCTCTCGGAACCCGACGTGATGCGCCACTATGTGCGCCTGTCGCAGAAGAATTACGCCATTGATGCAGGGCTTTATCCCTTGGGGTCGTGCACCATGAAGCACAATCCGCGGCTTAACGAAAAGATCGCGCGGCTTCCAGGGTTTGCCGATGTGCATCCACTGCAGCCGACCAAAACAGCACAGGGGGCTCTCGAGCTTATTGAACTTGTCGCCCATTGGTTGAAGGTTCTGACCGGTATGCCGGCCGTTGCCATGTCACCCAAAGCGGGCGCTCATGGTGAATTGTGTGGGATGATGGCCATTCACGCAGCGCTGGAAGCCCGTGGCGAGGGCAAAACCCGCACACGTGTTCTGGTGCCTGAAAGTGCCCATGGTACCAACCCCGCCACGGCAGCACTCTTGGGCTACACGGTTGATTCCATACCAGCGACCAAAGATGGTCGTGTGGACGTGGAGGCTTTCAAGGCAAAGCTCGGGCCTGATGTGGCAGCGATCATGCTCACCAACCCGAACACGTGTGGCCTCTTTGAAAAAGACATCAAGGAAATCGCAGACGCTCTCCACGACGTTGGCGGCTATTTCTATTGCGATGGTGCGAACTTTAATGCCATCGTCGGCCGCGTGCGTCCTGGTGATCTTGGCGTCGATGCCATGCACATCAATCTTCACAAGACATTCTCGACACCTCATGGTGGCGGCGGTCCGGGTGCAGGACCGGTTGTCTTATCAGAAGCCCTGGCGCCTTTTGCGCCGCTTCCATGGGTCATTGAGCGCAATGGCCGCTTGAAATTTGCCGACGTTGCTGAACAGGTGGAAGAAGTGGGCGGCAGCACCTTTGGTCGCATGACAGCCTTCCACGGTCAGATGGGCATGTTTGTCCGCGCCGCAGCCTATATGTTGAGCCACGGATCTGATGGTCTGCGCCAAGCAGCCGAGGACGCGGTGCTGTCGGCAAATTATGTGCTGGCGTCGCTGAAGGACACCATGTCGGCACCTTTCGAAGGTCCATGCATGCACGAAGCGTTGTTCGATGATGCGTTCTTAAAGGACACCGGTGTTGAGACGCTCGATTTTGCGAAAGCCATGATCGACGAAGGCTATCACCCGATGACAATGTACTTCCCGCTGGTGGTGCATGGCGCCATGCTCGTGGAGCCCACAGAGAGCGAGTCGAAAGCCAGTCTTGATCTCTTCATCGCAACACTGGCTGATCTCGCTGAAAGTGCCAAACGCGGCGAAACCGACCGCTTCGCTGGGGCGCCTTATCTCGCCCCCATGCGCCGGTTGGACGAGACCCAGGCGGCGCGGAAGCCGGTGCTTACTTGGTCGCCGCCAGCTCCCGCTCAAGCAGCAGAATAA
- a CDS encoding hypothetical protein (Derived by automated computational analysis using gene prediction method: GeneMarkS-2+.) — MDPDPFIFLGFSLEQWLDIGRFIVLLVDKAVKWWRDAKTDRSKKPKDDDLRDQ, encoded by the coding sequence ATGGATCCCGATCCATTCATCTTCCTGGGGTTTTCTTTAGAGCAATGGTTGGACATCGGTCGCTTCATTGTCTTGTTAGTCGACAAGGCAGTTAAGTGGTGGCGTGATGCGAAAACTGATCGCTCAAAGAAGCCCAAGGACGATGACTTGCGCGACCAGTAA
- a CDS encoding F0F1 ATP synthase subunit C (Derived by automated computational analysis using gene prediction method: Protein Homology. GO_component: GO:0045263 - proton-transporting ATP synthase complex, coupling factor F(o) [Evidence IEA]; GO_function: GO:0015078 - proton transmembrane transporter activity [Evidence IEA]; GO_process: GO:0015986 - proton motive force-driven ATP synthesis [Evidence IEA]), with translation MEPEAAKLIGAGIACIALAGAGVGIGHIFGNYLAGALRNPAAAPAQFPNLLLGFALAEATGLFGLVVALILLFVL, from the coding sequence ATGGAACCTGAAGCAGCAAAGCTCATTGGCGCTGGTATCGCTTGTATCGCCCTTGCAGGCGCAGGTGTTGGCATCGGCCACATCTTTGGTAACTACCTGGCAGGCGCACTGCGGAACCCAGCTGCTGCACCAGCACAGTTCCCTAACCTGCTGCTGGGCTTCGCCCTTGCTGAAGCAACAGGCCTCTTCGGTCTTGTTGTTGCACTGATCCTGCTCTTCGTTCTTTAA
- the atpF gene encoding F0F1 ATP synthase subunit B (Derived by automated computational analysis using gene prediction method: Protein Homology. GO_component: GO:0000276 - mitochondrial proton-transporting ATP synthase complex, coupling factor F(o) [Evidence IEA]; GO_component: GO:0045263 - proton-transporting ATP synthase complex, coupling factor F(o) [Evidence IEA]; GO_component: GO:0045264 - plasma membrane proton-transporting ATP synthase complex, coupling factor F(o) [Evidence IEA]; GO_function: GO:0046933 - proton-transporting ATP synthase activity, rotational mechanism [Evidence IEA]; GO_process: GO:0015986 - proton motive force-driven ATP synthesis [Evidence IEA]) gives MLQDANFWVLISFSIFIGLLFYFGVPGMVTAALDKRADDIKNELEEARKLREEAQQVLASYQRKQRDAEKEAEAIVEQARAEAERLAIETKENLAQQVERRTQLAEDKIGQAEAQALQEVRAVAADIAVSAARKIIEEKLDGNQAAQLIDKSIAEVKDKLH, from the coding sequence ATGCTTCAAGATGCAAATTTCTGGGTTCTGATCAGCTTCAGTATCTTTATTGGCCTGCTCTTCTATTTCGGCGTGCCCGGGATGGTGACAGCTGCGCTGGATAAGAGAGCCGACGACATCAAGAACGAGCTGGAAGAAGCCCGTAAGCTTCGGGAAGAAGCCCAACAGGTACTTGCCAGTTATCAGCGCAAACAGCGTGATGCTGAAAAAGAAGCCGAAGCCATTGTCGAGCAGGCACGGGCAGAAGCCGAGCGGCTTGCCATTGAGACCAAAGAGAATTTGGCTCAGCAGGTAGAACGCCGGACGCAACTGGCTGAAGACAAGATCGGACAGGCGGAAGCTCAGGCGCTTCAGGAAGTCCGTGCCGTGGCAGCTGACATTGCCGTCTCTGCTGCACGCAAGATCATTGAAGAGAAGCTTGATGGCAATCAGGCAGCCCAATTGATTGACAAGTCAATCGCTGAGGTCAAAGACAAGCTGCACTAG